One Setaria italica strain Yugu1 chromosome I, Setaria_italica_v2.0, whole genome shotgun sequence DNA window includes the following coding sequences:
- the LOC101766010 gene encoding uncharacterized protein LOC101766010: MRKEIIIRMHVKSDKCQAKAMKVAAAVSGVESVSLAGGDKSLLLVIGTGVDSNKLVKKLKKKVGEAEIVELRTHDTFEPAALPLPGTKQEVAAMAAARSPYSTPHHHHQWQYNSYAAAPASPYAYHYHPSPVGYGYAATVRGRGQRLLAGSARSHRPTTCRWWRGTTTSPWTAAWKGCKFL; this comes from the exons ATGAGG AAGGAGATCATAATCCGGATGCATGTCAAATCCGACAAGTGCCAGGCCAAGGCCATGAAAGTGGCAGCGGCAGTTAGCG GAGTGGAGTCCGTGTCGCTGGCCGGCGGCGACAAGAGCCTCCTGCTGGTGATCGGCACCGGCGTGGACTCGAACAAGCTGGTGAAGAAGCTCAAGAAGAAggtgggcgaggcggagatcgtGGAGCTGCGGACGCACGACACCTTCGAGCCGGCGGCGCTCCCGCTCCCGGGGACCAagcaggaggtggcggccatggcggcggcgcggtcgccgTACAGcaccccccaccaccaccaccagtggCAGTACAACAGCtacgccgcggcgccggccagcCCGTACGCCTACCACTACCACCCGTCGCCCGTGGGCTACGGCTACGCGGCTACGGTACGGGGCCGGGGTCAGCGGCTACTCGCTGGCAGCGCGCGGAGCCACCGGCCAACTACTTGCCGCTGGTGGAGAGGCACGACTACCAGCCCATGGACCGCA GCGTGGAAAGGCTGTAAATTTTTGTAG